The Martelella sp. AD-3 genome includes a region encoding these proteins:
- a CDS encoding DUF2849 domain-containing protein, with amino-acid sequence MSAKVLTANRLTDGLAVWLDASGSWTRDLQRALVARHDAAVASLEEIGKRDFSGNLIVDVAVIDVDERADGRIRPLRLRERIRAEGPTIPYAAGYAPAKPEHVEA; translated from the coding sequence ATGTCCGCTAAGGTTCTGACCGCAAACCGCCTGACCGATGGCCTTGCCGTCTGGCTAGACGCCAGCGGAAGCTGGACGCGCGATCTTCAGCGCGCCCTCGTCGCGCGCCACGACGCGGCGGTTGCAAGCCTCGAGGAGATCGGCAAGCGCGACTTTTCCGGCAATCTAATCGTTGACGTGGCCGTGATCGACGTCGACGAGCGAGCCGATGGCCGGATCCGGCCGCTCAGGCTGCGCGAGCGCATTCGCGCCGAGGGGCCCACGATTCCCTACGCAGCGGGCTATGCGCCCGCCAAACCCGAACATGTGGAGGCGTGA
- the cysG gene encoding siroheme synthase CysG, whose translation MVAREELLSAFPAFFRVEGRKVAIFGSGAEAYAKARLMAKTSAEIAAYGENPDEDYRAFLVAHGARLVEAPFAAEQLDGAVLAFAATGEPEQDHLIADCARALSVPVNAVDQKEDCDFYTPALVARPPVAIAIGTEGAGPVLAQMIRARIDTMLPRSLGPLARLAANLRDKVDASIPRGAARRAFWSRFFNGSVANAVEKGRLLEAECLADEIISDGSTVSGHVALVGAGPGAEDLLTIRAHRLLMEADVIAFDALVPQAVVDMGRRDAERISVGKRKNCHSKSQNEINDLLVKLAKEGKRVVRLKSGDPLIFGRAGEEMAALRAAGVSYEVVPGITSASAAAADFGLPMTLRGVASTLVFTTGHDLNGDTLPDWAALAVRGATIAVYMGRSVAAKLGARLQEAGVPADTTIAVVENASRKNRRLFHGVLSELPLLETREDLTGPVMVIIGDAVAGASLEESSALALNNNLVQEKFTGAVHVR comes from the coding sequence ATGGTCGCAAGGGAAGAATTGCTGTCGGCGTTTCCGGCATTTTTCAGGGTTGAGGGCCGCAAGGTCGCAATTTTCGGCTCCGGTGCGGAGGCTTACGCCAAGGCGCGGCTGATGGCGAAGACGAGCGCCGAGATTGCCGCCTATGGCGAAAACCCGGACGAGGACTACCGCGCCTTTCTGGTCGCGCATGGCGCGCGCCTGGTCGAAGCGCCGTTTGCCGCAGAGCAGCTTGACGGCGCGGTGCTTGCCTTCGCGGCGACCGGCGAGCCGGAGCAGGATCACCTGATCGCCGACTGCGCCCGTGCGCTTTCCGTTCCGGTCAATGCCGTCGACCAGAAGGAAGACTGCGATTTCTATACGCCGGCGCTTGTTGCCCGCCCGCCGGTCGCAATCGCCATCGGCACGGAGGGGGCAGGGCCGGTGCTGGCGCAGATGATCCGCGCCCGGATCGACACGATGCTGCCGCGTTCGCTCGGGCCGCTGGCGCGCCTTGCCGCCAATCTGCGCGACAAGGTGGATGCCAGCATACCGCGCGGGGCCGCGCGACGGGCCTTTTGGTCACGCTTTTTCAACGGCTCGGTGGCGAACGCCGTCGAAAAGGGACGTCTTCTCGAAGCCGAATGCCTGGCCGACGAGATCATCTCCGACGGGTCTACCGTTTCAGGCCATGTCGCGCTCGTCGGCGCCGGGCCGGGCGCCGAGGACCTTCTGACGATCCGCGCCCACAGGCTCTTGATGGAAGCGGACGTGATTGCCTTTGATGCGCTGGTGCCGCAGGCCGTAGTCGATATGGGCCGCCGCGACGCGGAGCGCATCTCCGTCGGCAAGCGCAAGAACTGCCATTCCAAGTCGCAGAATGAAATCAATGACCTGTTGGTGAAACTTGCCAAGGAAGGCAAGCGCGTCGTGCGGCTGAAATCCGGCGATCCGCTGATTTTCGGCCGGGCCGGCGAGGAGATGGCCGCGCTCAGGGCCGCAGGGGTCTCCTACGAAGTGGTGCCGGGCATCACCTCCGCCTCGGCCGCCGCCGCGGATTTCGGCCTGCCGATGACGCTCAGGGGCGTTGCCTCCACACTGGTTTTTACGACCGGCCACGACCTTAATGGCGACACCTTGCCGGACTGGGCCGCGCTTGCGGTCCGGGGTGCCACCATTGCCGTCTATATGGGCCGTTCCGTTGCCGCCAAGCTCGGCGCCCGGCTGCAGGAAGCGGGCGTTCCCGCCGACACCACGATCGCCGTCGTCGAGAATGCCAGCCGCAAGAACCGCCGGCTGTTCCACGGCGTCCTTTCCGAACTGCCGCTGCTTGAAACGCGCGAGGACCTGACCGGCCCGGTCATGGTGATCATCGGCGACGCTGTTGCCGGCGCCAGTCTTGAGGAGTCGAGCGCTCTCGCGCTCAACAACAATCTTGTCCAAGAGAAATTCACGGGAGCCGTCCATGTCCGCTAA
- a CDS encoding nucleoside deaminase, which yields MNDALLTERLLNVIEQDILPLTSKGVEAGNKVFGAAILRKSDLSLVIAGTNDETANPLWHGEVHTLKQFYELPVKPDTKELLFLSTHEPCTMCMSAITWAGFDNYFYFFSHEDSRDSFGIPHDLKIMKELYGLEPGGYRRHNAFFEARSIVDMANAAEEPESSRFLARVERIKASYALASETYQSHKGEANIPLD from the coding sequence ATGAACGATGCGCTTTTGACCGAACGCCTGCTGAACGTCATCGAACAAGACATCCTGCCCCTCACTTCAAAGGGGGTCGAAGCCGGCAACAAGGTTTTCGGCGCCGCCATTTTGCGGAAATCCGATCTCTCCCTCGTCATCGCCGGCACCAATGACGAGACGGCGAACCCCCTCTGGCACGGCGAGGTGCACACGCTGAAGCAGTTTTACGAATTGCCGGTGAAACCCGACACGAAGGAGCTTCTGTTCCTCTCCACCCATGAGCCCTGCACCATGTGCATGTCGGCGATCACCTGGGCCGGGTTCGACAACTATTTCTACTTCTTCAGCCACGAGGATTCGCGCGACAGCTTCGGCATTCCCCACGACCTGAAGATCATGAAGGAACTCTACGGGCTCGAGCCTGGCGGCTACCGGCGGCACAATGCCTTCTTTGAAGCGCGTTCGATCGTGGACATGGCCAATGCTGCGGAAGAACCGGAGAGCAGCCGTTTCCTGGCCCGGGTCGAGAGAATCAAGGCGAGCTATGCGCTTGCGTCCGAGACCTACCAATCGCATAAGGGCGAGGCCAACATCCCGCTTGACTGA